A genome region from Chitinophagales bacterium includes the following:
- a CDS encoding PD40 domain-containing protein → MKFIWIAAALLVQVANAQNTESKHLKNIKQLTFGGDNAEAYFSPDGKFLSCQITNPKWRVACDQIYDIDIAKASGDSAYRPPLVSTGKGRTTCSYYMPDGKHILYASTHVSSNECPPPPPARADKKYLWAIYPEFDIFVADKSGTITKQLTNHIGYDAEATVSPDGKKIVFTSTRNGDLDLYVMDIDGRNVKQITFGLGYDGGAFFSPDSKRLVFRSSRPKTAEEIKEYKDLLAQNLVAPTNMEIYTCNVDGSNLKQVTALGKANWAPFFHPSGKKIIFSSNHKSERGYDFQLYMINDDGTGLETITTESIFNAFPMFSPDGKKLVWSSNRNNGGTRDTNLFIADWED, encoded by the coding sequence ATGAAATTTATATGGATAGCCGCAGCATTATTGGTGCAAGTAGCAAATGCTCAAAATACAGAGTCGAAACATTTGAAGAACATCAAGCAGCTTACTTTTGGTGGCGATAATGCCGAAGCGTATTTCAGTCCCGATGGTAAGTTTCTTTCGTGCCAAATTACCAACCCGAAATGGAGGGTGGCATGCGACCAAATTTATGATATTGATATAGCAAAGGCGTCTGGCGATTCAGCTTACCGTCCGCCTTTGGTGAGTACCGGAAAAGGTCGCACTACTTGCTCTTATTACATGCCCGATGGCAAGCATATTTTGTATGCTTCTACACATGTAAGCAGCAATGAATGTCCTCCACCACCTCCTGCCCGTGCCGATAAGAAGTACTTGTGGGCAATATATCCGGAGTTCGATATTTTTGTTGCCGATAAAAGTGGCACTATAACCAAGCAGCTAACCAATCATATTGGCTACGATGCCGAGGCAACTGTTTCTCCCGATGGTAAAAAAATCGTATTTACATCTACCCGCAATGGCGATTTAGATTTGTATGTAATGGATATAGATGGTAGAAATGTAAAGCAGATTACATTTGGATTGGGCTACGATGGCGGTGCGTTTTTTTCGCCAGATAGCAAGCGCTTGGTGTTTAGATCTTCGCGTCCTAAAACGGCAGAGGAAATAAAGGAATACAAAGATTTGTTGGCTCAAAATTTGGTGGCTCCCACTAATATGGAAATCTATACCTGCAATGTTGATGGCAGCAATTTAAAGCAGGTAACTGCGCTTGGAAAAGCAAACTGGGCGCCATTTTTTCACCCTTCGGGAAAGAAGATTATATTTTCTTCAAACCATAAATCGGAGCGTGGGTACGATTTTCAATTGTATATGATAAACGATGATGGAACAGGGTTAGAAACCATTACCACCGAAAGTATCTTTAATGCATTTCCAATGTTTTCGCCCGATGGTAAAAAGTTGGTTTGGAGTAGCAATAGAAACAATGGCGGTACGCGAGATACCAATTTGTTTATTGCCGATTGGGAAGATTAA
- a CDS encoding DUF5011 domain-containing protein: MKKLLLPLALVAVASSMDAQDLRAIKKDLSVLEKNYSRDGVPFNNHSPRLVAPTAPTGKGAAGRAVNAVQIGAAGNLYTVLNEGTKPLYADDSVSSVVFVHRGLNATGAKNKGQFVFDVSKDNGATWTTDNGPLNPSGTYVGVPSGRFPQGAIFRPNGTLVADSAYLAYTGTWLDYNGGSGTNDEWDGEFRGVGRLDANATTFTESADLVNGGFVGVSEGFKMSANGVFWNLGLNFRVETDVNTGGTINYRDSLLIMKGVWNPTTRNIDWTTTSMAHHARVVDVDGSGVYNTLISDFDIAFSPDGQTGWIALKGDFLDDGKYTYDPVFYKTTDGGNTWGAPIYVDLTSLQQIQFDLNPDLSKVATTINTSDLIVDGLGNPHYATLALSAAVTDQAGDTSAYSYYPNGGIGLYDVTFDANAGTGCEWKAIFVEEVISGIPGATFLDEPGGAAITLESRINTSRSTDGNKIFFTWLDTDVVQGENPDPTDNFLKNISPNLFGRGLDVASQKLTATKNFTDGDARFGGNKVGSLGGAMFPAVSPQVIQSGTTYKIPTVLSEVDYNQSNFNSKYGTNPARFHYINDLQFTDAEFTVVLGDSLPPIITLNGNDTVVVLLNSTYNEQGATAFDCVDGTVAPVVSGNVDPNTTGSYVVTYIATDNSGNADTAYRTVVVGRDPIANFIKKAEVVVGNGKRLTLEDKSDYTPTSWTWNFGVGASPATSYAKNPVVTYTSSGQKCIKLTVSNSFGSDDTTICFEVTVGINEVIFNQALNVYPNPSNGQVYVSVAGLENEKATITVMNTLGGVVLPSITKVVNGNETIAINGANLPAGSYLVKIEAATATAVRAISIVK, translated from the coding sequence ATGAAGAAACTTTTACTGCCGTTGGCGCTTGTGGCCGTAGCATCATCAATGGATGCACAAGACTTGCGAGCCATTAAAAAGGACCTTAGCGTTCTCGAAAAAAATTATTCACGCGATGGAGTTCCATTCAATAACCACTCTCCTCGCTTAGTTGCTCCAACTGCTCCCACCGGAAAAGGTGCTGCAGGACGAGCAGTTAATGCGGTGCAAATTGGTGCTGCCGGAAATTTATACACGGTACTAAACGAGGGTACTAAGCCTTTATATGCCGATGATTCTGTTAGCTCAGTGGTGTTTGTACACCGCGGTTTAAACGCTACCGGTGCAAAAAACAAGGGTCAGTTTGTATTTGATGTTTCAAAAGATAATGGTGCTACATGGACAACGGATAATGGTCCATTAAATCCATCAGGTACTTATGTAGGCGTACCATCTGGTCGTTTCCCTCAAGGAGCTATTTTTAGACCTAACGGAACTTTAGTGGCCGATAGCGCATATTTAGCATACACAGGTACTTGGCTCGACTATAATGGTGGAAGCGGTACTAACGATGAGTGGGATGGCGAATTTCGCGGTGTAGGTCGCTTAGACGCTAATGCTACTACTTTCACTGAGTCTGCAGATTTAGTAAATGGTGGATTTGTAGGCGTTTCTGAAGGATTTAAAATGAGTGCAAATGGTGTGTTTTGGAACTTAGGTTTAAACTTTAGAGTAGAAACAGATGTAAACACTGGCGGAACAATCAACTACCGCGATTCATTATTGATTATGAAAGGTGTTTGGAATCCAACTACACGCAATATTGATTGGACTACTACCAGCATGGCACACCACGCAAGAGTAGTAGATGTGGATGGTTCCGGAGTTTACAACACCTTAATTTCCGATTTTGATATTGCATTTAGCCCGGATGGACAAACAGGTTGGATTGCATTAAAAGGCGATTTCTTAGACGATGGAAAATATACTTACGATCCGGTATTCTATAAAACTACCGATGGTGGAAACACTTGGGGCGCTCCAATTTATGTGGATCTAACTTCTTTGCAACAAATTCAATTCGATTTGAATCCTGATTTGTCTAAAGTAGCTACCACTATCAATACCAGCGATTTAATTGTAGATGGTCTTGGAAACCCACACTATGCTACCTTAGCATTAAGTGCTGCTGTTACAGACCAAGCTGGCGATACCAGTGCTTACAGCTACTACCCAAATGGTGGAATCGGATTGTATGATGTAACTTTTGATGCCAATGCCGGAACAGGTTGCGAATGGAAAGCAATTTTTGTTGAAGAAGTTATTTCAGGTATTCCTGGTGCTACATTCTTGGATGAACCGGGTGGTGCTGCCATTACATTGGAATCTCGTATCAACACGTCTCGTTCAACAGATGGAAACAAAATATTCTTTACTTGGTTAGATACAGATGTGGTACAAGGTGAAAACCCAGACCCAACTGATAATTTCTTAAAAAATATTTCTCCAAACTTGTTTGGTAGAGGCTTAGATGTAGCTTCTCAAAAACTTACTGCTACCAAAAACTTTACCGATGGCGATGCTCGCTTTGGTGGAAACAAAGTTGGTTCGTTAGGTGGGGCTATGTTCCCTGCAGTTTCTCCACAAGTAATTCAAAGCGGTACTACCTACAAAATTCCAACAGTGCTTTCTGAAGTAGATTACAATCAATCTAATTTTAATAGCAAATATGGAACTAACCCTGCTCGCTTCCATTATATCAACGATTTGCAATTTACCGATGCAGAGTTTACAGTAGTGTTAGGCGATAGCCTTCCTCCAATTATTACCTTAAATGGAAACGATACTGTAGTAGTATTGCTTAATTCTACTTACAATGAACAAGGCGCTACCGCTTTCGATTGTGTAGATGGAACGGTTGCTCCGGTAGTATCTGGAAACGTAGATCCTAACACAACCGGCTCTTACGTAGTTACTTATATCGCTACAGATAACTCAGGAAATGCCGATACTGCATACAGAACTGTAGTTGTAGGTAGAGATCCTATTGCCAACTTTATCAAAAAAGCTGAAGTGGTAGTAGGTAACGGAAAGCGTTTAACCTTAGAAGATAAATCAGATTACACTCCAACATCTTGGACTTGGAATTTTGGTGTGGGAGCTTCTCCGGCAACTTCTTATGCTAAAAACCCGGTAGTAACTTATACTTCAAGCGGCCAAAAGTGTATTAAATTAACCGTGAGCAATTCATTTGGTTCAGACGATACTACTATCTGTTTTGAAGTTACCGTTGGTATCAACGAAGTTATCTTTAACCAAGCATTGAATGTTTATCCAAATCCATCTAATGGTCAAGTATATGTAAGCGTTGCCGGATTAGAAAACGAAAAAGCAACCATTACAGTAATGAATACTTTGGGCGGTGTAGTATTGCCTTCCATTACAAAAGTGGTGAATGGAAACGAAACCATTGCTATCAACGGTGCTAACTTGCCTGCCGGTAGCTACTTGGTTAAAATTGAAGCTGCAACTGCAACTGCAGTAAGAGCAATTTCAATTGTAAAGTAA
- a CDS encoding M20/M25/M40 family metallo-hydrolase, which translates to MKYKVITFLGSLCVALQLSAQTVSVENLKQHITYLASDELKGRAPGTGGEKKAANYIANLFKTYGLEPKGTKGYFQEFTYRQSLNPHDTVAHKGKLYKGKNVIAYLDNNAPSTVVIGAHYDHLGIDGRSSSLEKEAQGKIHNGADDNASGTAGVLELARHFTTNGEKEPVNFLFICFSAEEAGLIGSKYFTANPTISLAQVNFMFNMDMVGRLVDSTKKLMVFGTGTSDVFEPTLKQLNTFGFQLVLDSSGVGPSDQTSFYLKKIPVLHFFTGQHSDYHKSTDDVDKINFGGEAQVLNYMIKVTSFLMQQPKLKFYETRAKSDGAKTSFKVTLGVMPDYGFQGKGLRIDAVHKDKPAAKAGLNDGDVVTKIGDQSVENIYDYMKALSKFNKGDKTAIEYKRGTQTKTATIEF; encoded by the coding sequence ATGAAATATAAAGTAATTACATTTTTAGGAAGTTTGTGCGTGGCACTACAATTGAGCGCACAAACGGTAAGTGTTGAAAATCTTAAGCAGCACATTACTTATTTGGCCAGCGATGAGCTTAAGGGAAGAGCGCCCGGTACCGGAGGTGAAAAGAAAGCTGCCAATTACATTGCCAACTTGTTTAAAACTTATGGTTTAGAGCCGAAAGGAACTAAGGGGTATTTTCAGGAGTTTACGTATAGGCAATCTTTGAATCCACACGATACAGTAGCGCATAAAGGCAAGTTGTATAAAGGAAAAAATGTAATAGCGTATTTAGATAATAATGCTCCAAGTACAGTTGTAATTGGAGCACATTACGACCATTTAGGAATAGACGGTAGAAGTTCATCGTTAGAGAAAGAGGCTCAAGGAAAAATACACAATGGAGCCGATGATAATGCTTCGGGAACGGCAGGAGTGTTGGAGCTGGCACGCCATTTTACAACTAATGGCGAAAAGGAACCAGTGAACTTCCTGTTTATTTGTTTTTCTGCGGAAGAAGCAGGCTTAATTGGTTCAAAATATTTTACTGCAAATCCCACCATTAGCCTTGCTCAGGTAAACTTTATGTTCAATATGGATATGGTAGGGCGCTTGGTAGATTCTACTAAGAAGCTAATGGTTTTTGGTACGGGAACATCCGATGTGTTTGAGCCTACATTAAAGCAGTTAAACACCTTTGGGTTTCAATTGGTGTTAGACTCATCTGGCGTTGGCCCATCGGATCAAACTTCTTTTTATTTAAAGAAAATTCCGGTGCTGCACTTCTTTACAGGGCAGCACAGCGATTACCATAAATCTACCGATGATGTAGATAAAATAAATTTTGGAGGCGAAGCACAAGTGTTGAATTACATGATAAAAGTTACATCATTTTTAATGCAACAACCTAAGTTGAAATTTTATGAAACAAGAGCCAAGAGCGATGGTGCTAAAACAAGTTTTAAAGTAACTTTAGGCGTAATGCCCGATTATGGATTTCAAGGAAAGGGATTGCGTATAGATGCCGTTCACAAAGATAAACCTGCTGCTAAAGCCGGTTTAAACGATGGCGATGTGGTAACTAAAATAGGCGACCAATCGGTGGAAAATATCTACGATTACATGAAAGCCTTATCTAAATTCAACAAAGGCGATAAAACTGCAATTGAATATAAACGTGGTACACAAACCAAAACTGCTACTATTGAATTTTAG
- a CDS encoding Na+:solute symporter — MQFTILDWAVVAFFFIVTIVIGLRFSKDAGKSLSDFFLGGRKLSWWIAGTSMVATTFAADTPLLVAGIVGNNGISGNWLWWNMLLGGMLTTFFFAKLWRRSGVLTEPELIELRYGGKPAAFLRGFKAVYLGLFMNVIIIGWVNLAMMKILQGIFGITETASLGYVAIAMAFVALYSAVSGLMGVAITDAIQFVVAMLGCIVLAIMVVNSEQVGGIENLKRQLPDGSLNFFPSLGEHDNKSAVLTIGVGAFFARIGVQWWSSWYPGAEPGGGGYVAQRMMSCRSEKDAIGATLFFQIAHYALRPWPWILVGLSALVVYPQLAANEKELGFVYAMRDFLPPGLKGLLLAAFFAAYMSTISTQLNWGAGYLINDLYKRFISPWAEEQQLVKASRIATILLMILGIGVTTQLKTIENAWSFVIECGAGLGLVLILRWYWWRINAWSEIVATVAPFIGYGSALLLGMEFPQSFFLTVGFTTVAWLVATFATKPEKELTLRTFYERVQPTGFWGILSKSGKNNYNNFRLLISWISATILVYAILMLFGKLILHEWKEAAYLSIAAITSLLVLLKYFQHETVKEP, encoded by the coding sequence ATGCAATTTACAATTCTAGACTGGGCAGTGGTGGCGTTTTTCTTTATAGTAACCATTGTAATTGGGTTGCGATTTTCAAAAGATGCCGGCAAAAGTTTAAGCGATTTCTTTTTGGGTGGAAGAAAATTATCGTGGTGGATTGCGGGCACCAGTATGGTAGCAACTACCTTTGCTGCCGATACACCACTTTTAGTAGCAGGCATTGTTGGCAACAATGGTATTTCGGGGAACTGGCTGTGGTGGAATATGCTTTTGGGCGGCATGCTCACTACATTCTTTTTTGCAAAACTCTGGCGCAGAAGCGGTGTGCTTACCGAGCCTGAGCTTATAGAGTTGCGCTATGGTGGAAAACCTGCTGCTTTCTTGCGCGGTTTTAAAGCAGTGTATTTAGGATTGTTTATGAACGTTATCATTATCGGCTGGGTAAACCTCGCCATGATGAAAATATTGCAAGGCATTTTTGGAATAACCGAAACTGCTTCGCTGGGTTATGTGGCAATTGCAATGGCATTTGTGGCGCTATACTCTGCCGTAAGCGGACTAATGGGCGTGGCCATTACAGATGCCATTCAGTTTGTGGTGGCTATGCTTGGTTGTATTGTGCTGGCAATTATGGTAGTAAACAGCGAGCAAGTTGGCGGTATAGAAAACTTAAAACGCCAACTACCCGATGGCAGTTTAAACTTTTTTCCCAGCTTGGGTGAACACGATAATAAGAGTGCCGTACTTACAATTGGCGTTGGGGCTTTTTTTGCAAGAATTGGAGTGCAATGGTGGAGTAGCTGGTATCCGGGAGCCGAGCCTGGCGGAGGCGGCTATGTAGCACAAAGAATGATGAGCTGCCGCAGCGAAAAAGATGCTATTGGAGCTACACTATTCTTTCAAATTGCACATTATGCGTTGCGCCCTTGGCCTTGGATTCTAGTGGGATTAAGCGCATTGGTTGTGTATCCGCAACTTGCCGCAAACGAGAAAGAACTAGGCTTTGTTTATGCCATGCGCGACTTTCTTCCTCCCGGTTTAAAAGGTTTACTATTAGCTGCTTTTTTTGCCGCATACATGAGCACTATTTCAACTCAATTAAACTGGGGAGCCGGCTACTTAATAAACGATTTGTACAAACGTTTTATATCGCCCTGGGCAGAAGAGCAGCAATTGGTAAAAGCCTCGCGTATTGCCACCATACTGCTAATGATTTTAGGAATTGGTGTTACCACGCAATTAAAAACAATTGAAAATGCGTGGAGTTTCGTAATTGAATGTGGTGCAGGTTTAGGCTTGGTTCTTATTCTTCGTTGGTATTGGTGGCGTATAAATGCATGGAGTGAAATTGTGGCCACAGTTGCGCCCTTTATTGGTTATGGCAGTGCTTTACTACTTGGCATGGAGTTTCCACAAAGTTTTTTCTTAACCGTTGGTTTTACTACTGTGGCTTGGCTCGTTGCTACTTTTGCAACCAAGCCTGAAAAGGAACTTACGCTGCGCACTTTTTATGAGCGAGTACAACCCACTGGCTTCTGGGGCATCCTTTCAAAAAGCGGGAAGAATAATTACAACAACTTCCGACTGCTTATCAGCTGGATTAGCGCCACTATATTGGTTTATGCTATTTTAATGTTGTTTGGGAAACTTATTTTACACGAATGGAAAGAAGCCGCCTACCTAAGTATAGCGGCCATTACAAGTTTGTTGGTATTGCTAAAGTATTTTCAACACGAAACAGTAAAAGAACCTTAG
- a CDS encoding HlyC/CorC family transporter: MEWLTIFIILFLIAFFSGIEIAFVSANKLRIELLKEKGDTAAAIMARFNREPAKFISTLLIGLNIGLVAFGSVAADIFNPENFSILPQGEIALMITQTLITTFIVLVFGELIPKILFRVNSDSTLLFFAYPVYAVYVVLKPLTNLFHWLSRKIIGTFLDNQHSEGKTEFTEEDLEYLVKESAAGEEKEADETDELNSEMFEKALYLREVKVRNCMVPRTEIAAVELEAGIEGVRKKIIESKHSRIFVFDGVIDKILGYVHHFDLLKQSADLKSILWQPLVVPATMNARDLLTAFTKQKKNIAWVVDEYGGTAGIVTLEDVIEEIFGEIEDEHDNENFTEKQVNEHTFIFSARLEVDYLNEEYALNLPEGEYETLGGYIVQAYENIPEQGEEFQLENFGIKILKATNRRIDLVELSKISAAEKIETN; the protein is encoded by the coding sequence GTGGAATGGCTTACAATATTTATTATCCTATTTCTTATTGCCTTTTTTTCGGGCATTGAAATTGCATTTGTTTCGGCAAACAAGTTACGCATTGAGTTATTGAAAGAAAAGGGCGATACCGCAGCCGCCATTATGGCACGCTTTAACCGCGAGCCTGCAAAATTTATCAGCACACTGCTTATTGGCCTCAACATTGGATTGGTAGCGTTTGGCAGTGTGGCAGCCGACATTTTTAATCCCGAAAATTTCAGCATACTGCCGCAAGGCGAAATTGCACTTATGATAACACAAACACTCATTACCACATTTATAGTATTGGTGTTTGGCGAACTTATTCCCAAAATTCTTTTCCGTGTAAATTCCGACTCCACCTTACTATTTTTCGCCTATCCGGTATATGCTGTATATGTGGTATTGAAACCACTTACCAATTTGTTCCATTGGCTATCGCGAAAAATTATAGGTACATTTTTAGACAACCAGCACAGCGAAGGTAAAACCGAATTCACCGAAGAGGACTTAGAATACTTAGTAAAAGAAAGTGCTGCCGGTGAAGAAAAAGAAGCCGATGAAACCGATGAACTCAACAGCGAAATGTTTGAAAAAGCACTCTACCTTCGCGAAGTAAAAGTGCGTAACTGCATGGTGCCCCGCACCGAAATTGCCGCAGTGGAATTAGAAGCCGGCATAGAAGGTGTTCGCAAAAAAATTATTGAATCCAAGCACTCCAGAATTTTTGTTTTTGATGGTGTAATAGACAAGATTTTGGGCTACGTGCACCATTTCGACCTGCTTAAACAATCTGCCGATTTAAAAAGCATTTTGTGGCAACCATTGGTAGTACCCGCAACTATGAACGCCCGCGATTTGCTTACAGCCTTTACCAAACAAAAAAAGAATATCGCCTGGGTAGTAGATGAATATGGCGGCACTGCAGGCATAGTTACACTCGAAGATGTAATCGAAGAAATATTTGGCGAAATTGAAGACGAACACGACAACGAAAACTTTACCGAAAAACAAGTAAACGAACACACTTTCATATTTTCGGCACGGTTAGAAGTAGATTATCTTAATGAAGAATATGCACTCAACCTACCCGAAGGCGAATACGAAACCTTAGGTGGCTACATTGTGCAGGCGTACGAAAATATCCCCGAGCAGGGCGAAGAATTTCAACTTGAAAACTTCGGCATTAAAATTCTAAAAGCCACCAACCGCAGAATAGATTTGGTAGAACTCAGCAAAATTTCTGCTGCAGAAAAAATAGAAACAAACTAA
- the yidC gene encoding membrane protein insertase YidC translates to MENRNTLIGTLLIGVLLMAFFVYTGKKRNENKEAEKSKTAQIQSKEQLKTAAQPVQSITTTNTPAGEVLTDSAVLAQKESAFGAFALSATGESKKITIENEVQKITFNTKGGFIESIELKKYKTWNGKPLVLFNEKNTQFSYQFATGNNQIVNTADLYFEPTGEAFAIKGAEEKTFALRAKAGAGYVEQRFTLKGNDYLIDYHFALNNLKDVIAANNTFISGTWNSTLPSLEKDLPTERRYSAVYFRHKGSDVNHLKDDGNEEQNISTPLEWISFKQQFFNTTIISAKGEFKSAVLKTAHVNEETGYVKKYNANFTIPFKSADNVQYAFSIYAGPNYYETLSAIGFEFQEILKLGPDFFLFAWIKYITKFIIWVFGIFDSTGLNYGIIILIMTIFLKVVLHPLTYKSYKSAASMKLLQPELTELREKYGDDQTRLGQEQMKLYQRAGVSPFGGCLPMLLQMPILMAMYYFFPASIELRQQPFLWATDLSSYDAIVTFSSALPLIGQHISLFTVLMTITSIFQAVMNKNVNQMGQQQPGMQYLPYIMPVMLMFLFNSFPAALTYYYLLQNVIGMGQQWVIQKFFIDEEKLHRQIEENKKNPKPKSAFQKKLEEMQKQAAQNQKRK, encoded by the coding sequence ATGGAAAATCGTAATACACTCATCGGAACACTTCTAATTGGAGTGCTGTTGATGGCTTTTTTTGTTTATACGGGCAAAAAGAGAAATGAGAATAAGGAAGCTGAAAAATCAAAAACAGCCCAAATTCAAAGTAAAGAGCAATTAAAAACTGCGGCTCAGCCGGTGCAGTCTATTACGACTACCAATACTCCCGCAGGTGAAGTGCTAACCGATTCTGCGGTACTGGCACAAAAAGAAAGTGCCTTTGGCGCTTTTGCTTTATCTGCCACAGGCGAAAGCAAGAAAATTACCATAGAAAACGAAGTGCAAAAAATAACCTTTAATACCAAGGGTGGTTTTATTGAAAGCATTGAACTGAAGAAGTACAAAACTTGGAATGGAAAGCCTTTGGTACTTTTTAATGAAAAAAACACTCAGTTCTCATATCAGTTTGCAACAGGCAATAACCAAATTGTAAATACGGCCGATTTGTATTTTGAACCTACCGGAGAGGCTTTTGCCATTAAAGGAGCCGAAGAGAAAACATTTGCTTTAAGAGCTAAGGCAGGTGCAGGTTATGTGGAGCAGCGTTTTACTTTAAAAGGAAACGATTACTTAATAGATTATCATTTTGCACTCAATAATCTAAAGGATGTTATTGCCGCAAACAACACCTTTATTAGCGGAACATGGAATAGCACACTGCCTTCATTAGAAAAAGATTTGCCAACCGAAAGACGCTACTCTGCTGTGTATTTTCGCCATAAAGGCAGCGATGTAAATCACTTAAAAGACGATGGGAACGAAGAGCAAAATATTAGTACGCCACTAGAGTGGATTTCGTTTAAGCAACAGTTTTTTAATACTACCATTATTAGTGCCAAAGGAGAGTTTAAAAGCGCAGTGCTTAAAACTGCACATGTGAACGAAGAAACCGGATACGTAAAAAAGTACAACGCCAATTTTACCATTCCGTTTAAAAGTGCCGATAATGTACAGTATGCCTTCAGCATTTATGCAGGGCCAAACTATTACGAAACCCTTTCTGCCATTGGATTTGAGTTTCAGGAGATATTAAAGTTAGGTCCCGATTTCTTCCTGTTTGCTTGGATAAAATATATTACCAAATTCATTATTTGGGTATTCGGTATTTTTGATTCAACCGGATTAAACTATGGTATAATTATCCTTATTATGACCATATTTTTAAAGGTGGTGCTGCATCCGCTCACCTATAAGTCGTATAAGAGTGCTGCTTCTATGAAACTACTACAGCCGGAGCTAACAGAATTGCGCGAAAAATATGGCGATGACCAAACACGCTTGGGGCAAGAACAAATGAAGTTGTATCAGCGTGCTGGCGTAAGTCCGTTTGGCGGTTGCCTGCCAATGTTATTGCAAATGCCCATCCTTATGGCAATGTATTATTTCTTCCCGGCCTCTATAGAGTTACGTCAGCAGCCATTTTTGTGGGCTACAGATTTGAGTTCCTACGATGCTATTGTTACGTTTAGCAGCGCATTGCCACTTATCGGCCAGCACATCAGTTTGTTTACCGTACTCATGACCATTACTTCCATATTTCAGGCAGTAATGAATAAGAATGTAAACCAAATGGGGCAGCAGCAGCCGGGTATGCAGTACCTGCCATATATTATGCCGGTAATGCTGATGTTTTTATTTAATAGCTTCCCTGCGGCATTAACGTACTATTACTTGTTGCAAAACGTTATTGGAATGGGGCAGCAATGGGTAATTCAAAAGTTCTTTATTGACGAAGAAAAACTTCATCGCCAAATTGAAGAAAACAAGAAGAATCCTAAGCCTAAATCTGCATTTCAGAAGAAATTAGAGGAAATGCAGAAGCAAGCAGCACAGAATCAAAAAAGAAAATAA
- a CDS encoding 3'-5' exonuclease: MSNANLFSSVKLNLKKPIVFFDIESTGVDVVKDRIVDLCLIKVLPDGTEHTYNYRFNPGMPIPHEASMVHGIYDEDVITAPFFQEKATEIFDLMNDADLAGFNSNKFDLPLIMEEFIRAGLSFSIDNRSLVDVHKIYVQFEKRNLESAYRFYCGKALENAHSAEADTRATYEVLLGQLQRYSDLPNDVIQLHQLSNDERFIDSGRRFIYENGKPVFNFGKYKGKSVEEVLRQDPGYYSWMMNGDFALHTKQMLKELKQQLR, from the coding sequence ATGAGCAACGCTAATTTATTTTCTTCCGTAAAGCTGAACTTGAAGAAGCCCATCGTTTTTTTTGATATTGAAAGCACCGGAGTAGATGTGGTGAAAGATCGCATTGTAGATTTGTGCTTAATAAAAGTATTGCCGGATGGAACCGAACATACATACAACTATCGCTTTAATCCCGGAATGCCTATTCCGCACGAAGCAAGTATGGTACACGGTATTTACGATGAAGATGTAATAACGGCTCCGTTTTTTCAAGAGAAAGCAACCGAAATTTTTGATTTAATGAACGATGCCGATCTCGCAGGTTTTAATAGTAACAAATTCGATTTGCCACTTATTATGGAAGAATTTATTAGAGCGGGTCTATCGTTTAGTATTGATAATAGAAGTTTGGTAGATGTTCATAAAATTTATGTGCAGTTCGAGAAACGAAACCTTGAAAGTGCCTATAGATTTTATTGCGGTAAAGCATTGGAGAATGCTCATAGTGCAGAGGCCGATACGCGTGCCACTTACGAAGTTTTGCTGGGGCAATTGCAGCGTTATAGCGATTTGCCCAACGATGTAATTCAGTTGCACCAACTTAGCAACGATGAGCGTTTTATAGACAGCGGCAGAAGATTTATTTATGAAAATGGGAAGCCCGTTTTCAATTTTGGAAAATATAAAGGTAAAAGCGTAGAAGAAGTGTTAAGGCAAGACCCGGGCTATTACAGCTGGATGATGAATGGCGATTTTGCATTGCATACCAAACAAATGTTGAAGGAGCTGAAGCAGCAATTGAGATAA